CGGCAGCTATACGGCGTTGTATTGTTGCGGCAGGGTAGTTTTCCCACCACAAGCGGGAGACTAGGTCGTATGCACTAAGCCCAAATACTGCATCTCCCGTTTCGTATGAAAATCCTAAATCTGTACTAAATCCTTTTACCTTGTCATCAATAAAATGCTCTCGAATCATCTGATTTCCCTCAAGATGTTCCGCTAAATATACTAACCGCCCACTAAGATATTTGAGATTTAGCCCGGCAGTTATGTTGGGCCAGCTATTATCTGTAATGCCAATACTCATCTGGATTTTATCGAGTTTGTAGTCGTAATAAAGGCTCTGATTTCTCTCAGCGTTGAACTCACTGATGTTGATAGATGCCATTGGTTGATAAGATATGGCAAACTGCTTGGCAACCAAAGTGAAGTATTTAAACTGCTTTTCATTGAGGAAATTGCTAACATTTACCGTCTCCCAAAAACCATGTTCTTCCTCATCTGCCAATCTGTAAGCCAAATACAGCATCGTACTTTGATTATTGGCAAGCAATGCGGGATTCCCGTATGAGGCAAAAGGATCTCCGGGATCGGTAACATTTATTCCTCCTAAGCCTAAGGCAATGGCAGACACGTTGTTTTCTATTGTGGCGTAGTCGTAACTACCAATGGGAAGAGGGCTTAACCCGTATAGCGATATTAAACCAATACTCATTAGCAGAACTAAGAAATATTTCATTTAAGAACTCCTTGCAATTTTAGGTGGGTGTAGTTTGCTAAATAGTAACCACCTACCCCTGTCAAAACGCCAAAAACTGCATCTATAAACCAATGATAATGACAATACACAGTAGCCAAACTTAAAAAGAAGGCAATTACAAGAAACACATACCCAAACCTGCGAGCATAACGCAATGCGGCGATAGTAAGCACAATTGCCACTCCCACATGAGAAGAAGGAAACGCTCCTCCAAGATGGTTACTGTGATTGTAGATAAACACCATGATATGGGTGAATACCCCTCCCCGATATGTGCGTGTAAGCTCCATCGCCTCAGGAATGTAGCGCCCACCGATAACCGGTATTATACTGTATACAAAATAACACAAATAAAATACAAAACTCAGGTTGAAGATCAGCTCCCAAAACCCCTTCGGATTCTTAAAATACAAATATAGAGGCAAGCCCACGATCATTGGATAGTAACAGAAATACGCAAAGTGAAATATTTCACTAATCCACAGTGAGTTGTAGCGCACCCCCCATTCTAAGGACGGTAAATAACCAAAAAGACTGAGATCTGCGTTCATAAAAAAGGGATCTAACCAGTCTGTAAAAATAACCCGATTAAAAGCATGCCCACTAGTAAAGAAATAACCGAAAAGAGCGATTGGATAGATACCTCGAATAAGGGAAAGGGCTTTTTTAAGACGAGGATGCTTTAGCTCTTCAATGCTGTTTTGCGCCCAAGCAAGAATAAAAATCCCTACTCCAATAGATAGCATAGCTGGAATGTGGAGATGTGGCTGATGCACGCGTTTAAGCCCAATCAGCATAT
This sequence is a window from Candidatus Cloacimonadota bacterium. Protein-coding genes within it:
- a CDS encoding phosphatase PAP2 family protein, giving the protein MLSHIKPIEYMTSKSKPLLSAIDIITLAYIAWILFYMLIGLKRVHQPHLHIPAMLSIGVGIFILAWAQNSIEELKHPRLKKALSLIRGIYPIALFGYFFTSGHAFNRVIFTDWLDPFFMNADLSLFGYLPSLEWGVRYNSLWISEIFHFAYFCYYPMIVGLPLYLYFKNPKGFWELIFNLSFVFYLCYFVYSIIPVIGGRYIPEAMELTRTYRGGVFTHIMVFIYNHSNHLGGAFPSSHVGVAIVLTIAALRYARRFGYVFLVIAFFLSLATVYCHYHWFIDAVFGVLTGVGGYYLANYTHLKLQGVLK